A window of the Streptomyces griseochromogenes genome harbors these coding sequences:
- a CDS encoding alpha-amylase, which produces MARRTLPAALALATAAAIGMYPTAAQASPPGTKDVTAVLFEWKYASVARECTNALGPAGYGYVQVSPPAEHIQGSQWWTSYQPVSYKIAGRLGDRTAFQDMVNTCHSAGVKVVVDTVINHMAAGSGTGTGGSSYTKYDYPGLYSSADLDDCTAQVTNYQDRWNVQHCELVGLADLDTGEEYVRKTIAGYMNDLLSLGVDGFRIDAAKHIPADDLANIKSRLTNPSVYWKQEVIYGANEAVQPSEYTGNGDVQEFRYAYDLKRVFNNEKLAYLTNYGEGWGYLKSSVAGVFVDNHDTERNGSTLNYKDGANYTLANVFMLAYPYGAPDINSGYEWSDADAGPPNGGTVNACWQDGWKCQHAWPEIKSMVAFRNATGGQAVSNWWDNGNNAIAFGRGNKGYVAINHESSPLSRTYQTSLPAGTYCNVQNNTTVTVNSSGQFTATLGSNTALAIYAGKSSC; this is translated from the coding sequence ATGGCACGCAGAACCCTCCCCGCGGCACTCGCCCTCGCGACCGCAGCAGCGATTGGCATGTACCCGACTGCGGCGCAGGCCTCCCCGCCCGGCACCAAGGACGTCACCGCCGTCCTCTTCGAGTGGAAGTACGCCTCGGTGGCCCGCGAGTGCACCAACGCCCTCGGTCCGGCCGGCTACGGATACGTCCAGGTCTCCCCGCCCGCCGAGCACATACAGGGCTCGCAGTGGTGGACGTCGTACCAGCCGGTGTCGTACAAGATCGCGGGCCGCCTCGGTGACCGCACGGCGTTCCAGGACATGGTGAACACCTGCCACTCGGCCGGTGTGAAGGTCGTCGTCGACACCGTCATCAACCACATGGCGGCCGGATCCGGCACCGGCACCGGCGGCTCGTCGTATACGAAGTACGACTACCCGGGCCTGTACTCCTCCGCCGACCTCGACGACTGCACGGCCCAGGTCACCAACTACCAGGACCGCTGGAACGTCCAGCACTGCGAACTGGTCGGCCTGGCCGACCTGGACACCGGCGAGGAGTACGTCCGCAAGACGATCGCCGGCTACATGAACGACCTTCTCTCCCTGGGCGTGGACGGCTTCCGCATCGACGCGGCCAAGCACATCCCCGCCGACGACCTGGCCAACATCAAGAGCCGCCTGACCAACCCCTCCGTCTACTGGAAGCAGGAGGTCATCTACGGCGCCAACGAGGCCGTCCAGCCCTCCGAATACACCGGCAACGGTGACGTCCAGGAGTTCCGCTACGCCTATGACCTCAAGCGCGTCTTCAACAACGAGAAGCTGGCGTATCTGACCAACTACGGAGAGGGCTGGGGCTATCTGAAGAGCTCGGTGGCGGGCGTCTTCGTGGACAACCACGACACGGAGCGCAACGGCTCGACCCTGAACTACAAGGACGGCGCGAACTACACCCTGGCGAACGTCTTCATGCTCGCCTACCCCTACGGCGCCCCGGACATCAACTCCGGCTACGAGTGGTCGGACGCGGACGCCGGCCCGCCCAACGGCGGCACGGTGAACGCCTGCTGGCAGGACGGCTGGAAGTGCCAGCACGCCTGGCCGGAGATCAAGTCCATGGTCGCCTTCCGCAACGCGACCGGGGGCCAGGCCGTCTCCAACTGGTGGGACAACGGCAACAACGCGATCGCCTTCGGGCGGGGAAACAAGGGATACGTGGCGATCAACCACGAGTCCTCGCCGCTGAGCCGGACGTACCAGACGTCGCTGCCCGCGGGCACGTACTGCAACGTCCAGAACAACACGACGGTGACGGTGAACTCCAGTGGGCAGTTCACCGCCACCCTGGGCTCGAACACGGCGCTCGCGATCTACGCCGGAAAGTCGAGCTGCTGA
- a CDS encoding glycoside hydrolase family 13 protein: MSQQHSAAPADDSAVATVAQRRDWWRDAVIYQVYPRSFADSNGDGMGDLEGVRSRLPYLRDLGVDAVWLSPFYASPQADAGYDVADYRAVDPMFGNLLDADALIRDAHAQGLRVIVDLVPNHSSDQHEWFKRALAEGPGSSLRDRYHFRPGKGENGELPPNDWESIFGGPAWTRVTEPDGSAGEWYLHLFAPEQPDFNWEHPAVGDEFRSILRFWLDMGVDGFRIDVAHGLVKADGLPDLGSHDQLKLLGNDVMPFFDQDGVHAIYRQWRTILDEYAGEQIFVAEAWTPTVERTANYVRPDELHQAFNFQYLSTEWDAKELRTVIDRTLEVMRPVGAPATWVLSNHDVTRHATRFANPPGLGTQIRTAGDRGLGLRRARAATLLMLALPGSAYIYQGEELGLPDVVDLPDEVRQDPAYFRGAGQDGFRDGCRVPIPWTREGSSYGFGSGGSWLPQPSTWAELSVEAQTGVPGSTLELYRSALSVRRSQPDLGAGEAVEWLRAPEGVLSFRRGEFVCVANTTGESVTTPSYGRVLLTSGELTEADGETKVPADTTVWWTTVA; the protein is encoded by the coding sequence ATGAGCCAGCAGCACTCTGCAGCCCCGGCCGACGACTCCGCCGTCGCCACCGTCGCCCAGCGCCGCGACTGGTGGCGGGACGCGGTCATCTACCAGGTCTATCCGCGCAGCTTCGCCGACAGCAACGGCGACGGCATGGGGGACCTGGAAGGCGTACGCTCCAGACTCCCTTACCTGCGCGACCTCGGCGTGGACGCCGTATGGCTCAGCCCCTTCTACGCCTCCCCGCAGGCCGACGCCGGCTACGACGTCGCCGACTACCGCGCCGTCGACCCGATGTTCGGCAACCTGCTCGACGCCGACGCGCTGATCCGCGACGCCCACGCACAGGGCCTGCGCGTCATCGTCGACCTCGTCCCCAACCACTCCTCCGACCAGCACGAGTGGTTCAAGCGCGCTCTGGCCGAGGGCCCCGGCTCCTCGTTGCGCGACCGCTACCACTTCCGCCCGGGCAAGGGAGAGAACGGCGAACTCCCGCCCAACGACTGGGAGTCCATCTTCGGCGGCCCGGCGTGGACCCGGGTCACCGAACCGGACGGCTCGGCCGGTGAGTGGTACCTGCACCTCTTCGCCCCCGAGCAGCCCGACTTCAACTGGGAACACCCGGCGGTCGGCGACGAGTTCCGCTCGATCCTGCGCTTCTGGCTGGACATGGGCGTCGACGGCTTCCGGATCGACGTCGCCCACGGACTGGTGAAGGCCGACGGCCTCCCGGACCTCGGCTCCCACGACCAGCTGAAACTGCTGGGCAACGATGTCATGCCGTTCTTCGACCAGGACGGCGTGCACGCCATCTACCGCCAGTGGCGCACGATCCTCGACGAGTACGCGGGCGAGCAGATCTTCGTGGCGGAAGCCTGGACCCCGACCGTCGAGCGCACCGCCAACTACGTCCGCCCGGACGAGCTCCACCAGGCCTTCAACTTCCAGTACCTGTCGACGGAATGGGACGCGAAGGAACTCCGTACGGTCATCGACCGCACCCTGGAGGTGATGCGCCCGGTCGGCGCCCCCGCCACCTGGGTCCTGTCCAACCACGACGTCACCCGGCACGCCACCCGCTTCGCCAACCCGCCGGGCCTCGGCACCCAGATCCGCACGGCCGGCGACCGCGGACTGGGCCTGCGCCGGGCGAGGGCGGCCACCCTCCTCATGCTCGCGCTCCCCGGCTCGGCGTACATCTACCAGGGCGAGGAACTGGGCCTGCCGGACGTCGTGGACCTCCCCGACGAGGTGCGCCAGGACCCGGCGTACTTCCGCGGCGCCGGCCAGGACGGCTTCCGCGACGGCTGCCGGGTGCCGATCCCGTGGACCCGCGAGGGCTCGTCGTACGGCTTCGGCAGCGGCGGCAGCTGGCTGCCCCAGCCGTCGACCTGGGCCGAACTGAGCGTGGAGGCACAGACGGGAGTACCCGGCTCGACCCTGGAGCTGTACCGTTCGGCGCTGAGCGTCCGCCGGTCCCAGCCCGATCTGGGCGCGGGCGAGGCAGTGGAGTGGCTGCGGGCCCCCGAGGGCGTCCTGTCCTTCCGCCGGGGCGAGTTCGTGTGCGTCGCGAACACGACCGGCGAGTCGGTGACGACCCCGTCCTACGGCCGTGTCCTGCTCACCAGCGGCGAGCTGACCGAGGCGGACGGCGAGACGAAGGTGCCGGCCGACACGACGGTGTGGTGGACGACCGTGGCCTGA
- a CDS encoding sugar ABC transporter permease, with protein MSTTTLEKTEAGPAPTAEPRRRTRRRGERGPLGAVLLHGGLVLASLIALAPVAWLIFLSLGPDKDDYLHPGKILGKLTFSNYSFVLQHTAFFDWFKSTMIVALGTTFIGVFVAATTGYAVSRMRFPGYKSLMWVLLLTQAFPIAILIVPMYEIFSELDLIDTYWSLIIINCTTAVPYSAWLLKGYFDTIPFEIDEAGRVDGLTPFGTFFRLILPLARPGLAVAAFYNFITAVGEVAFATTFMLDDSKYTFAVGLQTFVSEHDAQWNYMAATAVLIAIPVSVFFYLVQKNLVTGLTAGGTKG; from the coding sequence ATGAGCACCACGACCCTTGAGAAGACCGAGGCCGGGCCCGCCCCCACCGCCGAGCCCCGGCGCCGCACCCGCCGGCGCGGCGAACGCGGCCCGCTCGGCGCCGTCCTGCTGCACGGCGGCCTCGTCCTCGCGAGCCTGATCGCGCTGGCCCCGGTGGCCTGGCTGATCTTCCTGTCCCTCGGTCCGGACAAGGACGACTACCTGCACCCGGGCAAGATCCTCGGCAAGCTCACCTTCTCCAACTACAGCTTCGTGCTGCAGCACACCGCCTTCTTCGACTGGTTCAAGTCGACGATGATCGTGGCTCTCGGCACCACCTTCATCGGTGTCTTCGTCGCGGCCACCACCGGCTACGCCGTCTCGCGCATGCGCTTCCCCGGCTACAAGTCGCTGATGTGGGTCCTCCTGCTCACCCAGGCCTTCCCGATCGCCATCCTGATCGTGCCGATGTACGAGATCTTCAGCGAGCTCGACCTCATCGACACGTACTGGTCGCTGATCATCATCAACTGCACCACGGCCGTGCCGTACAGCGCCTGGCTGCTCAAGGGATATTTCGACACCATCCCCTTCGAGATCGACGAGGCCGGACGCGTGGACGGGCTCACCCCCTTCGGCACCTTCTTCCGGCTGATCCTGCCGCTGGCCCGTCCCGGGCTCGCCGTCGCCGCCTTCTACAACTTCATCACCGCCGTGGGCGAGGTCGCCTTCGCGACCACCTTCATGCTCGACGACTCCAAGTACACCTTCGCCGTCGGTCTGCAGACCTTCGTCAGCGAGCACGACGCGCAGTGGAACTACATGGCCGCGACCGCGGTACTGATCGCGATACCCGTGTCCGTGTTCTTCTACCTGGTGCAGAAGAACCTCGTCACCGGCCTGACCGCAGGCGGCACCAAGGGCTGA
- a CDS encoding carbohydrate ABC transporter permease yields the protein MTVAIDRATGNRPGDRAPRPGLGQRIRYGFQKHWYAYAMIAPVVVVLGVIVGYPLLRGLYLTLTDANSLNSARTIGVNHIDATYKFIGIDNYKDILFGPLSYDRFWSHFLWTVFWTVACVALHYTIGLGLALMLNQKLRGRTFYRLMLVVPWAVPTFVTVFSWRIMLADSGALNQFLGSLHLPQPQWLEDTFWQRFAAIMVNTWCGVPFMMLSLLGGLQSIDSTLYEAAEMDGASAWQQFRHVTLPGLRSVSSTVVLLGIIWTFNQFAIIFLLFGPTGAPDAQILVTWAYYLGFGQQPRDFAQSAAYGVLLLSILTVFTSFYFRWLKRNDQLAA from the coding sequence ATGACAGTCGCCATCGACCGCGCCACCGGCAACCGCCCCGGTGACCGCGCGCCGCGGCCCGGCCTGGGCCAGCGCATCAGATACGGATTCCAGAAGCACTGGTACGCCTACGCGATGATCGCGCCGGTCGTCGTCGTGCTCGGCGTCATCGTGGGCTATCCGCTGCTACGCGGTCTCTACCTGACCCTCACCGACGCCAACAGCCTCAACTCGGCGCGCACGATCGGCGTCAACCACATCGACGCCACGTACAAGTTCATCGGGATCGACAACTACAAGGACATCCTGTTCGGCCCGCTGTCCTACGACCGGTTCTGGTCGCACTTCCTGTGGACCGTCTTCTGGACGGTCGCCTGCGTGGCCCTGCACTACACCATCGGCCTGGGCCTCGCGCTCATGCTCAACCAGAAGCTGCGCGGCCGCACCTTCTACCGCCTGATGCTGGTCGTGCCCTGGGCCGTGCCGACCTTCGTCACCGTCTTCTCCTGGCGGATCATGCTCGCCGACTCCGGCGCGCTCAACCAGTTCCTCGGCTCGCTCCACCTGCCCCAGCCGCAGTGGCTGGAGGACACCTTCTGGCAGCGATTCGCCGCGATCATGGTCAACACCTGGTGCGGTGTGCCGTTCATGATGCTCTCCCTGCTCGGCGGCCTGCAGTCCATCGACTCCACGCTCTACGAGGCCGCGGAGATGGACGGCGCCAGCGCCTGGCAGCAGTTCCGGCACGTCACCCTGCCCGGCCTGCGCTCGGTCAGCTCCACCGTCGTACTGCTCGGCATCATCTGGACCTTCAACCAGTTCGCCATCATCTTCCTGCTGTTCGGCCCCACCGGTGCGCCCGACGCCCAGATCCTCGTCACCTGGGCCTACTACCTGGGCTTCGGACAGCAGCCGCGCGACTTCGCCCAGTCCGCCGCGTACGGCGTCCTGCTGCTGTCGATCCTGACCGTCTTCACCTCCTTCTACTTCCGCTGGCTGAAGCGCAATGACCAGCTCGCCGCCTGA
- a CDS encoding extracellular solute-binding protein, giving the protein MRRGIAASALVASFALAATACGGSDSDSKSDGPVTITWWDTSNATNEAPTYKALVSQFEAANKNIKVKYVNVPFDQAQNKFDTAAGSKGAPDILRSEVGWTPAFAKKSYLLPLDGTDALADQAKFQPNLIKQAQYEGKTYGVPLVTDTLALVYNKALFKKAGITEAPKTWDELKSDAAKVKGKTGVDGYWGSTQAYYAQSFLYGEGTDTVDAAAKKITVNSAAAKKAYGTWLSTFSGKGLHKADTTADAYAHIQDAFVNGKVAAIIQGPWEITNFYKGSAFKDKGNLGIATVPAGSAGKAGAPTGGHNLSVYAGSDKAHQAAALKFVQFMTSAKSQETIALKNSTLPTRSDAFTAQVKADPGIAGYQGVLAAAQPRPALPEYSSLWGPLDIELPKVAGGKESLDKGLSNAEVAITKLVPDFSK; this is encoded by the coding sequence ATGCGGCGTGGCATAGCGGCCTCCGCGCTGGTGGCGTCCTTCGCCCTGGCGGCGACGGCGTGCGGCGGGAGCGACAGCGACAGCAAGTCGGACGGCCCGGTCACCATCACCTGGTGGGACACCTCCAACGCCACCAATGAGGCACCGACGTACAAGGCCCTGGTCTCCCAGTTCGAGGCCGCCAACAAGAACATCAAGGTCAAGTACGTCAACGTCCCCTTCGACCAGGCGCAGAACAAGTTCGACACCGCCGCCGGCTCCAAGGGCGCCCCCGACATCCTGCGCTCCGAGGTCGGCTGGACCCCCGCCTTCGCGAAGAAGAGCTACTTGCTGCCGCTGGACGGCACGGACGCCCTCGCCGACCAGGCCAAGTTCCAGCCGAACCTGATCAAGCAGGCCCAGTACGAGGGCAAGACCTACGGCGTGCCGCTGGTCACCGACACCCTTGCCCTGGTCTACAACAAGGCCCTGTTCAAGAAGGCCGGCATCACCGAGGCCCCCAAGACCTGGGACGAGCTGAAGTCCGACGCCGCCAAGGTCAAGGGCAAGACCGGTGTCGACGGCTACTGGGGCTCCACCCAGGCCTACTACGCCCAGTCCTTCCTCTACGGCGAGGGCACCGACACCGTCGACGCCGCCGCCAAGAAGATCACCGTGAACTCGGCCGCCGCCAAGAAGGCCTACGGCACCTGGCTGAGCACCTTCTCCGGCAAGGGCCTGCACAAGGCCGACACCACCGCCGACGCCTACGCCCACATCCAGGACGCGTTCGTCAACGGCAAGGTCGCCGCGATCATCCAGGGACCCTGGGAGATCACCAACTTCTACAAGGGCTCGGCCTTCAAGGACAAGGGCAACCTCGGCATCGCCACCGTCCCGGCCGGCTCCGCCGGCAAGGCGGGCGCCCCGACCGGCGGCCACAACCTCTCGGTCTACGCCGGCTCCGACAAGGCCCACCAGGCCGCGGCGCTGAAGTTCGTGCAGTTCATGACCTCGGCGAAGTCCCAGGAGACCATCGCCCTGAAGAACTCCACGCTGCCCACCCGCTCCGACGCCTTCACCGCACAGGTCAAGGCCGACCCCGGCATCGCCGGCTACCAGGGTGTCCTGGCCGCCGCGCAGCCCCGTCCGGCCCTGCCCGAGTACAGCTCCCTGTGGGGTCCGCTGGACATCGAGCTGCCCAAGGTCGCCGGCGGCAAGGAGTCCCTGGACAAGGGTCTGAGCAACGCCGAGGTCGCCATCACCAAGCTGGTGCCCGACTTCAGCAAGTGA
- a CDS encoding LacI family DNA-binding transcriptional regulator produces MTTRLADIAAQAGVSEATVSRVLNGKPGVAATTRQSVLAALDVLGYERPVRLRQRSEGLVGLITPELENPIFPALAQVIGQALTRQGYTPVLATQTPGGSTEDELTEMLVDRGVAGIIYVSGLHADTTADMQRYERLRAQGVPFVLVDGFSPKVQAPFISPDDRAAMTLAVTHLASLGHTRIGLALGPKRFVPVQRKIEGFVRAVQDQLGLSAETVETELVQHSLYTLEGGQAAAAALIERNCTAVVCASDMMALGAIRAARQLGLEVPRDVSVVGFDDSPLIAFTDPPLTTVRKPVPAMGQAAVRTLLEEIGGTPAPHSEFVFMPELVVRGSTASAPADRGERGGGR; encoded by the coding sequence GTGACCACACGGCTTGCGGACATCGCTGCGCAGGCGGGGGTGAGCGAAGCGACCGTCAGCCGCGTCCTCAACGGGAAGCCGGGCGTCGCCGCCACCACCCGCCAGTCCGTTCTCGCCGCGCTGGACGTGCTCGGCTACGAGCGTCCGGTACGGCTGCGGCAGCGCAGCGAGGGCTTGGTGGGCCTGATCACCCCGGAGCTGGAGAACCCGATATTCCCCGCGCTCGCGCAGGTCATCGGCCAGGCGCTGACCCGGCAGGGCTACACCCCGGTGCTCGCCACCCAGACCCCGGGCGGGTCGACGGAGGACGAGCTGACCGAGATGCTGGTGGACCGCGGGGTGGCGGGGATCATCTATGTCTCCGGGCTGCACGCCGACACCACCGCCGACATGCAGCGCTATGAGCGGCTGCGGGCGCAGGGTGTGCCGTTCGTGCTGGTGGACGGGTTCTCGCCGAAGGTGCAGGCGCCGTTCATCTCCCCGGACGACCGGGCGGCGATGACGCTGGCGGTCACGCACCTGGCGTCGCTGGGGCACACCCGGATCGGTCTTGCGCTCGGCCCGAAGCGTTTCGTGCCGGTGCAGCGCAAGATCGAGGGCTTCGTGCGCGCGGTGCAGGACCAGCTGGGGCTGAGCGCCGAGACGGTCGAGACGGAGCTGGTCCAGCACTCGCTGTACACCCTGGAGGGCGGTCAGGCGGCCGCGGCCGCGCTGATCGAGCGGAACTGCACGGCGGTGGTGTGCGCGAGCGACATGATGGCGCTCGGTGCCATACGGGCGGCCCGGCAGCTGGGCCTGGAGGTGCCCCGGGACGTGTCGGTGGTGGGCTTCGACGACTCCCCGCTGATCGCCTTCACCGACCCGCCGCTGACCACGGTCCGCAAGCCGGTCCCGGCGATGGGACAGGCGGCGGTGCGCACGCTGCTGGAGGAGATCGGCGGGACGCCCGCGCCGCACAGCGAGTTCGTGTTCATGCCGGAACTGGTGGTGCGCGGTTCGACCGCTTCGGCACCGGCCGACCGGGGTGAGCGCGGTGGCGGCAGGTGA
- a CDS encoding phosphatase PAP2 family protein gives MSDSAVTEPEGREEVAVPRTDTGEDRQGFRLFPGRPRHPRRPRLWFEILLIGVSYWTYSLIRNAVPEQKAEALRNADWVWRAEHGLGIAVEESVNHAVNSATWLIIGMNYYYATLHFVITLGVLVWLYHWHPGRYAATRLVLFATTGVALVGYYLFPLAPPRLMHGGLFVDTVMVHHTWGSMASGDLKHMSNQYAAMPSMHIGWSLWCGLTVFALASVPWVRVLGLLYPTGTLLVIVATANHFWLDAVGGALCLAFGFTVARLWYGSLPHALPRLVPAPAAAAPAQVPAA, from the coding sequence ATGAGTGACTCGGCCGTTACGGAACCGGAAGGTCGCGAGGAGGTGGCCGTTCCGCGGACCGACACGGGCGAGGACAGACAGGGTTTCCGGCTTTTTCCGGGCCGGCCGCGGCATCCGCGTCGGCCCCGGTTGTGGTTCGAGATCCTGCTGATCGGGGTGAGTTACTGGACCTACTCGCTGATCCGCAACGCCGTCCCGGAGCAGAAGGCCGAGGCGCTGCGCAACGCCGACTGGGTCTGGCGGGCCGAGCACGGTCTGGGCATCGCCGTCGAGGAGTCGGTCAACCATGCCGTGAACTCGGCGACTTGGCTGATCATCGGCATGAACTACTACTACGCCACCCTGCACTTCGTCATCACTCTGGGTGTCCTGGTGTGGCTGTATCACTGGCATCCCGGCCGCTACGCGGCGACCCGGCTGGTGCTGTTCGCGACCACGGGCGTGGCCCTGGTCGGCTACTACCTGTTCCCGCTCGCTCCGCCCCGGCTGATGCACGGCGGGCTCTTCGTGGACACGGTCATGGTGCACCACACCTGGGGCTCGATGGCCTCGGGCGATCTGAAGCACATGTCCAACCAGTACGCGGCGATGCCGTCGATGCACATCGGCTGGTCGCTGTGGTGCGGGCTGACGGTCTTCGCGCTGGCGTCCGTGCCCTGGGTGCGGGTGCTGGGGCTGCTCTACCCGACGGGGACCCTCCTGGTGATCGTCGCCACGGCCAACCACTTCTGGCTGGACGCGGTCGGCGGGGCGCTGTGCCTGGCCTTCGGCTTCACGGTGGCCAGGCTCTGGTACGGCAGCCTGCCCCACGCCCTGCCGAGACTGGTACCGGCCCCGGCCGCCGCCGCGCCGGCTCAGGTCCCGGCCGCGTAG